One Dunckerocampus dactyliophorus isolate RoL2022-P2 chromosome 15, RoL_Ddac_1.1, whole genome shotgun sequence genomic window, TACTGACTGACTGGCTAGTAGTAATCGTGCCCAAGGTAAAATACATTGATTGtgtatattattaaataaaggAAACCACATTACTTCCTgattaaatatacatttacatttaatttggtGGTGGTTATTTACTGGTAAAATGCAACAAAGATATTGCATTTTCCTTGGAGGACTCCTGTAGTAGGTAGCTGCAACTTATGAATTTTGCTGTTATTAAAGTATCAATAAAACGCTTTGAAAACTTTATGAGAtttgtggaaacatttcagATTACCTTGCCTCATTTTGTCACGCTGATGGCGACAAAAACaatagcatttaaaaaaagaaaagctacaTGTTTCATTCAACACGTTGTGGACATACATTGCTTTCACACAGCCATGCACAAACTGAGTCAAGCTACATTACAGGAAACAGGTGGCACTTAAAAGGCATTCTTTTACAGTGCAGGTACATCAGGTACATGCTGTATATCATAAAAAATTAGAAGATGCCTGGTGGGGTACTTTGTAGTGACCGTAACCATgcattttcaagattcaagagagttttgaGTAGAGAGCCGTCATGCTGGGTCTTTTTAACTTGCATCTGTGAAGGTTGGCAGTTAAAGCGATACAACCTGGTGGCTACGTAAGCCCTCCGCTAGAGAGAGCACTGCTTGTCTGAGGGTGGAGCTGTCGTCCCCTCCTTTTCACCTGACATGTGTTTTGCTGCATGAGATGGTTTTTATTTGCGGGATCTAACTCTTAAATGCATAAAGAAGTGAGGTGTTCTTACATGCATTAATTCATGACTTTGTGGATTTGGAGTGTTTACTCGCAGTAGCTCTTCTGTCCCCGATTCACTGTCGTGCCAGCGCCATTGTTTCATCTAAATTATGCATGtctcatccttttttttttttttttcatacataaTGGCCCCGCATTGCAtaacacttttttcatttttggagtTATCAGTTTATTGTGGTTGCAATGCTGTGTAACAGCAGTGTCGCTGTCATTTGAGGCAACGTACCCTCACTCTTCTTCGCTCTTCCCTCTCCTGCCAGCTCATTGCCATGCATACGTTCTCGCAGGCAAGTGACCTTCAGAATACTCCTCATCtactttcctcttctttttcctCTACCCACACATCAGCAGCCAGTGTCATAAAAATGCACTTTCTCGACCTCTTTAAAAGCACTCCTTGAGTCAACCATGGCATATTAAAGAGCATGAAAGAGGACAGTGCCAAAATGTTGGAACGTAATAGATTACGTGTACGAACATGCATCAATGGACATTTACAGGGAGGCTTGTCAATACTGCAGCCTCAGCTGGATGCAGTCTATCGGCTTCTTCCCTCCAACCCCATCTTGTTTCTCCTCTGTCAGAGCCCCCTCCCTCTCTTACCCCCACCCTCTTGTACTGTCCCCTCCTCTGCCTCTTGccccctctctctttctctctctccctgtGCACCTCTAGCTTCACTAGCAGTACTCTTGAGCATCCTTGCCGTTGCTATAAATATCTGCTGGTAGCTGTAGAGCGgtggcggcagcagcagcagcagcaggcaggCCAGAGGGAGGTGCAAGAGACCCGGGCTAGAGGACACAAGTATAGGACAGGACAGGGCTGCACTAGTAGAGCGGATAGCAAGATAACAAGCAGGTGCTGCTGAAGATGTAAATGATAAGTTCCAAGTGGAGGACAGCAACTGTTTTAAAGTGATCTTGTGGTAAACCTGGGAGTCAGGCTtccctggactggactggactgggcTGTGCTGGAGTACCATTAAGACTCTTCAGGAGAGAATGGATCTCTACTTTGCCTGGCCTAACGCCAGGATTTGCACGCCCCGGACATGAAACCAATCTCAACCCAGGCTGCCGCTCGTTCAGTTTTGTAGAGACATGCAGGCCGGCAAGGGCCGGGGCGGGGCTGAGATGTCATGCTCCTGTGTTGCTGGTGGTGCCTGAGGTCTGAAGCGGTGGAGCTGGACAGCCGAAGGGTGGACCACCTCGTGCTGAACTGTGAGGCCAGTGCCTCCGCCACCATCCCGGCGGTTTCTCTTGACCAGTGGGAGCAGGAAGCGACCAATGCTGCCTCGCAGCCCTCTCAGAGGTCTGCTGCGTGCTGCAGGCGTACAAGTTAACAGAAATGGCCATTTTAGAGACCTGTGTAATACAAAGACATAGCAATATTTGTCTCTCTGTGTTCATGAccttttctgtgcttttatCAGTTCAGCAAACTAATCAACTGTTTCACGTGTCCTCTTGATTGCAGCGTGAAGAATTCGACCTATAGCCTGCCATCCTACCACTCCTACAGTAACAGCTATGACTACTCTGAGCAGAGCAGGCAAAGTGAGCGCCCGGGCCTCTGTGGACTGTCGAACCTGGGCAATACCTGCTTCATGAACTCTGCTGTGCAGGTAACGGCTTATGCTGCAAGGGCTGACTTTAATCCAAAATGTTGAGAGATGACCTGATGAAACGACAAGAAGAATGATgtctcagccaatgagagtgtgACTCTTCAATTATAAATTAAGCTTGAATCCACTCTGTAATTAACATTGTCCTCTGCTGCTCCTGTGTCCTCAGTGTTTAAGTAATATCCCTCCCCTTACGGACTACTTTCTCAAAGACAAGTACACCAGTGAGCTGAATGCAGACAACCCGCTGGGCATGAAGGGAGAGATTGCCAAAGCCTACGCTGAGCTTATAAAGCAGCTGTGGTCCTGCAAATGCAGCTACGTTACCCCAAGGCCTTTCAAGGTTGAATGTCTACATAAAACATTTTGTTACAAAGATGTTTATTGCCCTAATGACTGTGTTCTCTAGACACAGGTGGGCCGCTTTGCTCCTCAATTCTCAGGCTACCAGCAGCAAGACTCTCATGAACTGCTTGCTTTTCTCCTGGATGGTCTTCACGAGGACTTGAACCGGATCAGGAAGAAGCCTTACATACAGCTAAAAGATGCCAACGGCCGGCCTGATAAGGTGCTTGGAAGATTATTTTTGTTCAACCTATGGGGGTGTTGACAATGTATTAATATGGTGTTGCTGACAGGTGGTGGCAGAGGAAGCTTGGGAGAACCACATTAAGAGGAACGACTCCATAATTGTGGACATCTTTCATGGTCTGTTTAAGTCCACCTTGGTGTGTCCTGTGTGCTCCAAGGTCTCTGTGACTTTTGATCCTTTCTGCTACTTGACACTGCCTTTGCCCATGAAGAAGGAGCGCACACTGGAGGTTTATCTAGTCAGGTTGGACCCTTTGGCCAAACCCACACAGGTAACAGTCACTACCAGGGAGAGTCTTGTACATCCTCCTGTCTTAGTCTTATATAGACTACTTTTTTTTCAGTACAAACTGACCGTGCCAAAGGTGGGGTACATCTCTGACCTGTGTACCTCCCTCTCCATCCTGTCTGGGGTGCCTGCTGAGAAGGTATGGACTAGAGCTCGActgatatgggatttttggggctgaaaaaagccaatatatgaaataagagctTTGATATACACatgaacatacattttttaagtacCCCAAATATGATTCAACACAAAGGAGCAGAAgactactaaaataacatgagGTAATTGTAAACTAATACATTGTGTTTATAAAAAGGcaaattcacaaaaacatcttaacAATATAAATTAGTCATATTTGCTAGCTATTGAAAAGTCccatctgcagccactgagtatttgcaaacagctcaaaATCAAATGCTGAAGAAAACATTAAaacgtggggaaaaaaaagttgactgcaaacaaaataagaaataatgaaaacatgcgTCACGTTGCTGGACTTAATACAGGGGACTAAATTAGATTTTACGTAACAATGTAGATGCTTTCAAAACATCCATCGTGGTGGACATGTagattaacagttgcatctatctttGTTTATCTCAAAAAGATATTTTACACAACTTTAAAACGCTGTATAATGgtcttagataatggtggaTGTGGATTTACAGTTGCATCTATctctcacagagatgcaacttacaCGATGTTACAACGTTACTCTCAGAAGTTgtgtacaaaaaaaccccagaatTTTCTCCCTGACGGGCCCTGTGTTTCTGTCAGGATGTTACTCTCATGGGGCTCTAAAGTCTTAACGtcatattgttttacaaagtcacagcttaccatggtgtaaaaaaaaaaaaaaaaaaaaaaaaatgcgtgtTTCATCGTTTTGCCCTTCTAGTCTCTGCTGCAGCAAAGTGAGTGAGATAGGATGCGCCACCTTGTGGTTTGCTtgtgagggggaggggccaGGTACTCTGGCAGGGTGCAGCACAGAGACACACAGGAACGGAGCGACAGAATCTCGGCGCAGCAAAAAGAGTGAATATATGTTACATATTCACCGATGTTGATTCATTGGTGATACGTCATAATCGGTGACACATCAGGCTTGAGTATGAACTATACAGTCAGCTCCAGCTCCTTAAGAGCTATGACATTAAAATGCTGACCTTTTCCACTAACAGACATCTCACTGTAGACATTTAATCATTTAAAGTGTCCTTGGTCATCCAGCTTCACCATCTCGTGGGGTgatgtttttgtcctttttgttaTTGAACCAGAAAGAcaaacctctgccaaggctgaacAATCCTAATTTGGCACCAAACTGAATAGCTTCATAGTTACCCATCCACTGTGTATGCCGGAAAATTTGCCATTAGAATTCAGGCATTATTCTCTGAAAAGTTAAGAAAAATGTTGACTCATATTGCAAAGTTAGCAAAAGTGGAAGCAAATCCCCTGGCTCTGCACCAAAAGCTAATGCATTCTTCCTTGGCCCATGCTTCAACCCTCCACATGTGGACTTTTCTCTCTTGGGTTCCCTTCAGATGATTGTTACAGACATCTACAGCCACCGTTTTCATCGAATCTTCGCCACCAATGacaatctcagcagcatcatGGAGAGAGATGACATCTACGTGTAAGTACCATGTTTTTACCCTCTCACCAGGCTGTAAACCTTTCCTTGCACAAGTGTGCAGTTTGTTTATTTGCTACTGTAGGTCTTTTAACGTGACCTATGTGCATCTTAACTCTCGCCAGCTTTGAGGTAGCGGTGAACCGGGTGGAGGACACGGACCACGTCGTCATCCCTGTGCACCTGAGGGAAAAGTATAAACAGTCGGGATACAACCACACCAGCACGCCGTTGTTCGGACTGCCTTTCCTCATCGCCGTCCCCAGGACGCTCAGCGAGGACAAACTCTACAACATGCTGCTAATTCGCCTCTGGTGGGTTATTACCACAAGAGCAAAGATAATAAACATAAACTAGTCCATTAACTGCATTTTTAACGCTGCCGCTGAGGAGTTGCTGTGAATTAAAACGGGCCTGTTTTTGCAGCCGGTTTGTGAGATCCTCTGTagaggaagatgaggatgacTGCGAAGAGAGTCAGTCCACCAAACCACACACTGTCAATGGCAACACTACGAATGGCCTACTGGAGGAGGGGTCACCAAGTCAGTGCATCACATAACTCACCACACATAAACGCACGAAACACTCATATTGGTTTGACCTGTTCATCAATCTTGTTTCAGGTGAGATGGAGACCGACGAGCAGGACGATGAGTCCAGTCAGGATCAAGAGCTGCCCTCGGAGAACGACAACAGCCAGTCAGAGGACTCTGTTGGCGGAGATAACGAGCTAGAGAATGGCATGGTCGCCCTGCAGAACTCCACCAAAGGCCAGCAGGCCATCACCGGGCACAACAGAAAGAGACTTTTCACATTCCAGCTCAACAACATGGGAAAGACGGACTTCTCCCTCATCACGGACGACACACGGCAGATCCGGTTTGATGAGGGACACTTACGGCTCAGCGGTAGGTATTCACATGTTCTTGTACTGTAGATTCATAATAGCGAATCAATTCGTCATTCCTTTTTGTCATCCTCTTCTAGACCGTTCTTATCTTTCTTTGGACTGGGAGCCCGAGATGAGGAAGAAGTACTTTGACGACACAGTTGTTGAGGTAAAACCGGCAGCACTAGTGGAGCGCTTATCTAAGTATCTTCAGGGTATCGGGTATTTTTAAAACAGGACTTTGACAAGCATGAGAGCATGGACTACAAGCCTCAGAAGAAGGCCTTCTTCAAGCTGAAAGACTGCATTGAACTTTTCACTACAAAGGAGAAACTGGGAGCCGAGGACCCTTGGTATGTTGTTAAATGCTTTAATGGGCTAATAGACACCTAATACTCAGTCAGTACAACATTATGACATGTTTCTGCAGGTATTGTCCAAACTGTAAGCAGCACCAACAGGCCACCAAGAAACTGGACCTTTGGTCTTTGCCGCCAGTGCTGGTGGTCCATCTGAAGAGATTCTCCTACAGCCGCTACATGAGGGATAAACTCGACTCCCTTGTTGACTTCCCACTAAGGTGCACAAATCATTCAACTGGCATCGTCCTTCCGAGTCACTCACATTTCTTATGTGTTTTTCCCGCAGCAATCTGGACATGTCGGAGTTTCTGATCAACCCCAACAGTGGACCGTGTCTTTACGACCTTATTGCCGTGTCCAACCACTATGGCGGCATGGGGGGAGGCCACTGTAAGAGTTGCAAACTTTTGCTGCTTCCCAAAACAGCTTAATTGCAACACTATTGCATGTGTCGGTTTGGAATAATTAtggtttaaatgttttttttaatttttttttttttttaaccttgccCGGCTTAGATACTGCTTACGCTAAGAACACAGATGATGGAAAGTGGTACAACTTTGATGACAGCAGCGTGTCGCCTGCCAGTGAAGATCAAATAGTGGTGAGTGTGCTTATTGCTGTCCAATTTTATAGCCatcaaaaagacaaacacacattACAGTTAAATTAATTGTATTGCTGAAGTTAAATGATCCTAAAAGTATGTCTAATTGACTATTTAAGTCATTCTCATTTCAATGGGATTGGATGCACATCATCAGTGAAAAACTCTTGCTTAGCATAACTAAAGGGCCAAGATTCCACATTACATTGGTGTACAGTCCAAGTAGTAACTCATGTTTGTACAGCAATGCCATGGAGTTCCACTTAAGCTGAGCACAGTGCAGGTTTTGCAAGTGTAACACATTTCTAAATGGAGGCTGAGTTTATAGAAAAGCCACCTTAATGTGAGTTAGCAGTTATTTCCTGATGCTTTCGCTGTGCTCATGTCCAGTCCAAAGCGGGCTACGTGCTCTTCTACCAGCGCCAGGACACCGTGAAAGGCACCGGCTACTTTGCGCTCGACTgcgagaaagaggaggaggaggaggaagaggaggaggaggaggaggaggaagaagaagaagcagcagaggACGACGACGAGGAGAACGAAGAGAGACGAAGCGCCTGCTCATCTTCTCAGGGCGCCGCCTCTCCTGCTGCCGCTCTTGTTGCTACCGCCGCGCAAAGCGAAGACCCGAATGAGAACAAGTGCAGGAAGAATGACAATGAGCCAGaacaggaagaagaggaggtgcCCAGTCGAGATGTCACCATGAGCGCCAACTGACAGAAGCGAGGGCATAAAAAATCAGAGCGAGAAAGAGGGATCTTTCCATCCAAAGCCATATGGACACACAGCATGGCAAACGGGCGCCAGCAGACCCAGCCGGGTGGCTCGGACCGAACCGCAGCCAATGTGGGCGTGGCGTTAGTGGTACGTGGAGAATTCAGGGCCCTCCCCCTGTGGCTGAATCactgtttgtgtgcgtgcgtgcgtgcgtgtatcAGAGAGTCAcctgttacatttttgtttctaAAGGAATCTTTAGGAAGTCTTTGATTCTGAGGCTACGTCAGAGCAGTTTGCGTTGTGAGTCTTTTATATCTCTGAGAGAAAGTTATCATTTTAGTATCTTGAGTTTGTACATATTTTAAACACTGAACAGTATGTGTGCTGATGTATGAACTGCACAATCACCAACCATCcacattttgcttttgttgtaTTGCCACGCACTGCAGTATAGCTCAGAGATGAATGTGATGTGACTTTCTCTGATGAACAACACAAAGTGTAGGAAGCTGCCTTCATTAGTGCAGGCCACGCGCATCCTCAATTTGGATGCCTGTTTTTgtattcctttattttttttttttaagtatgaaATGCCAAACTTTTGAGCTTTGCTCCCCTTGCTGTGACCTTGTTTGCGTAAGCGTCGGCGAGCTCACTACCAGCTGTTTATGGCGCCCTCTGTTGGCCATTTATAAATGCGCACATAAACAGCATGGCGAGAGCCCTCCAGCTACCTTTTGAAACTAAAAGTGAATTAGTTGATGTGCCAGAAATTGAGGAGGAATGGTGTCTTAAATCAACATAGTGTGCAGTGAATTTCAGAGCCTGCATCCCAACCTCTAAGGTGTGGTTTCTCTGATGTCACATCTTGTCGGGATCACCTCAGCCTTAACTCTCAATCTTTCTTCTCTCTTGCATGACCCCTTCTAACACACTTGAATGTTCATAATAGTCAGGAAGCTCTGCTTATCATATCACAGCCACATAATCTCCCCTTTTCTTGTAATCCACAGGAGGGCCAGAATGTATGCGCAGTGAGCACTGACCAGATGTATGCGATCGatgccttttttttctcgttctTTATAGAGCCACCTTTGTTTCGCTTTCTCCAGTTGGTTGAATGTGATGGCTTCTCTGGCCTTTTGACTCTAGCTGGATGCTGAATGCTTGCGCTTTGGGGACGGGGGTTAAGGCTAGGGAAGAGTCCacctttaaaaaagaaaaagaaaaaaaaagccttttcaACATATTGGATCGTGATCAAGTGGCAGATTGTTGCAGGATATTCCTCCATCAGTGATGCATTTATTCTCCATGGTGGAGTGAGGCTCTTTGCAATGTGTGCACCACGCCGTTTTACAGGCATCTCTGTGCTTTGCCTCGCTTTTTGGCTGAGTTACCCCCCCTCCCCTTTCCCGAATGAGTGAGACATGACTGCTATAATAGACCTATACCGTACTGTATataagagttcactctgtgagTGCACATTTgataaattttatttatttatatgtaagcATTTAATAAGGAAACAATATATTTACAACCTTGACAAGAGTGGGATTATTAGGAATGTAAAGGGTGGGGTTGACCTCGTGAATATTAGTTAGCAAAGCCTGTTCTTGTCAGGGAGGAaatatcttttttattttattttattacttttttttttttttttttaaataaaggatGTTTTTGGGACTTTTTTGTACGAAAAAATCCAGGCATCCTTGCATGATTGGGGTTTCCAGGTTTTGGCTGCACTTGAGTTCACTTGGGTTTACATTTGAAATGTGCATGTGTATTTATACACAATCTTCAATAAAGTTGTGTAACGCTTTTAGGGAGTTTTCTTCACCTGTCACTGTCATGTCTGTGGTGTTTTCTTTAAAGGTGGAGTTCTAAACAGCCTTCACGACCTTCACTTACATTAAAAGTACAAGTATAAGCTTTGTTGTTTTGATAAACTCACTTTGCACTTGTAACCTGACTCATGTAAACCTCCAAGGATTATTACTGCCTGCTCTGTCCTGTTGACTGTTTGTTTAAATTGGAATAGGCTGTAAACCCCAGGTATCCGGTCTTTTTTTCAGCAAGGGCCGCACATCGAAAAATGAAAGATACTAAAACCAGTCCAGTGTAGGTCAacattttgttcagatagcCGTGCTAAGCtctctgaacaaaacatcttcGCTTTGTGGAAAAGGTGACAAGACAACTTCATGCCATATCTAAAATATATCTCCTTAATAATGAGttaatttgatttgttttttttattttaagagtTTTCGAGGTCCATCTCCGAACGAGATGTGGGttgaaaatggcccctgggcggCACTTTGAACACCTCTGCTGTGAACATAACAGTGCTGGTGGTGGCCCAGTACTTTTGCACAGCTATTACATTTTTACGGTTTTCGATGGAGTATTTTATCCACTtgttacttctttttttaatttattgtttgaGTTTACCCTGTTGGTGCCACCCTCTACTTTGTTGGTGTCTCTAGCCCCGCCCTTTTTTGTCAGGGCAGCCAATCCGCTCCTTGCTTTGGCCTCGTTTCCTACAGGAAGCTTTTAGTCTTCAAATAGTCcattttatttgcctttttacGACATACCGTCTCCTCGTTGGActcattttatgtaaaaaaaaaaaaaaacccacaaaaacatttctcccatttattattttttttcactccTGGAATTTTTTATTTCTGCCCCTCCCAACAGTAGAGTTGCACAAGGAGAcattaaaataattgtttttgtttttaaacttcTGTAGGAACCTTTCAGTTATACAAAAGGTAGACATTCACAAAGCAGGAAGGTCACGCGGTCACTTCAATTCCCTTGCAGGTGATTTCCCGTAATGAAGCTACAGGAAGTAGCTACAGGAAGTAGactaaaaaacaatacaattacgGAAACATCAGAGAGGGTAGCAAACAGTGAAGCAGCACACGACCATCCTTATTTACATCTGTAGTGACATAACAATAGTCCACCCTTCTTTATCAACTTATCCACGGTCACCAAACATTGAACCTGAGTTGATGTGCAGAAGTCGGGTGGCACGATCGGGGTGAGAGAAA contains:
- the LOC129168259 gene encoding ubiquitin carboxyl-terminal hydrolase 15-like isoform X1; translation: MAEGGAADLETQRGEVAALMKTQLKKGDTWYLVDSQWFKQWKKYVGFDSWDKYQMGDQNVYPGPVDNSGLLRDRDVLAIKEHLIDELDYILVPTDGWNKLLSWYGLMEGQEPIARKVVEQGMFVKHCKVEVYLTELKLCEDSNMDNVITRRFSKADTIDLIEKEMRKLFSIPNEKETRLWNRYMSNTFEPLNKPDSTIQDAGLYQGQVLVIEQKNEDGTWPRGSDAPKSSGASNLSALPKISPSSFSNNHNSSFNSRNVKNSTYSLPSYHSYSNSYDYSEQSRQSERPGLCGLSNLGNTCFMNSAVQCLSNIPPLTDYFLKDKYTSELNADNPLGMKGEIAKAYAELIKQLWSCKCSYVTPRPFKTQVGRFAPQFSGYQQQDSHELLAFLLDGLHEDLNRIRKKPYIQLKDANGRPDKVVAEEAWENHIKRNDSIIVDIFHGLFKSTLVCPVCSKVSVTFDPFCYLTLPLPMKKERTLEVYLVRLDPLAKPTQYKLTVPKVGYISDLCTSLSILSGVPAEKMIVTDIYSHRFHRIFATNDNLSSIMERDDIYVFEVAVNRVEDTDHVVIPVHLREKYKQSGYNHTSTPLFGLPFLIAVPRTLSEDKLYNMLLIRLCRFVRSSVEEDEDDCEESQSTKPHTVNGNTTNGLLEEGSPSEMETDEQDDESSQDQELPSENDNSQSEDSVGGDNELENGMVALQNSTKGQQAITGHNRKRLFTFQLNNMGKTDFSLITDDTRQIRFDEGHLRLSDRSYLSLDWEPEMRKKYFDDTVVEDFDKHESMDYKPQKKAFFKLKDCIELFTTKEKLGAEDPWYCPNCKQHQQATKKLDLWSLPPVLVVHLKRFSYSRYMRDKLDSLVDFPLSNLDMSEFLINPNSGPCLYDLIAVSNHYGGMGGGHYTAYAKNTDDGKWYNFDDSSVSPASEDQIVSKAGYVLFYQRQDTVKGTGYFALDCEKEEEEEEEEEEEEEEEEEAAEDDDEENEERRSACSSSQGAASPAAALVATAAQSEDPNENKCRKNDNEPEQEEEEVPSRDVTMSAN
- the LOC129168259 gene encoding ubiquitin carboxyl-terminal hydrolase 15-like isoform X3, translating into MLLCCWWCLRSEAVELDSRRVDHLVLNCEASASATIPAVSLDQWEQEATNAASQPSQSVKNSTYSLPSYHSYSNSYDYSEQSRQSERPGLCGLSNLGNTCFMNSAVQCLSNIPPLTDYFLKDKYTSELNADNPLGMKGEIAKAYAELIKQLWSCKCSYVTPRPFKTQVGRFAPQFSGYQQQDSHELLAFLLDGLHEDLNRIRKKPYIQLKDANGRPDKVVAEEAWENHIKRNDSIIVDIFHGLFKSTLVCPVCSKVSVTFDPFCYLTLPLPMKKERTLEVYLVRLDPLAKPTQYKLTVPKVGYISDLCTSLSILSGVPAEKMIVTDIYSHRFHRIFATNDNLSSIMERDDIYVFEVAVNRVEDTDHVVIPVHLREKYKQSGYNHTSTPLFGLPFLIAVPRTLSEDKLYNMLLIRLCRFVRSSVEEDEDDCEESQSTKPHTVNGNTTNGLLEEGSPSEMETDEQDDESSQDQELPSENDNSQSEDSVGGDNELENGMVALQNSTKGQQAITGHNRKRLFTFQLNNMGKTDFSLITDDTRQIRFDEGHLRLSDRSYLSLDWEPEMRKKYFDDTVVEDFDKHESMDYKPQKKAFFKLKDCIELFTTKEKLGAEDPWYCPNCKQHQQATKKLDLWSLPPVLVVHLKRFSYSRYMRDKLDSLVDFPLSNLDMSEFLINPNSGPCLYDLIAVSNHYGGMGGGHYTAYAKNTDDGKWYNFDDSSVSPASEDQIVSKAGYVLFYQRQDTVKGTGYFALDCEKEEEEEEEEEEEEEEEEEAAEDDDEENEERRSACSSSQGAASPAAALVATAAQSEDPNENKCRKNDNEPEQEEEEVPSRDVTMSAN
- the LOC129168259 gene encoding ubiquitin carboxyl-terminal hydrolase 15-like isoform X2, whose amino-acid sequence is MAEGGAADLETQRGEVAALMKTQLKKGDTWYLVDSQWFKQWKKYVGFDSWDKYQMGDQNVYPGPVDNSGLLRDRDVLAIKEHLIDELDYILVPTDGWNKLLSWYGLMEGQEPIARKVVEQGMFVKHCKVEVYLTELKLCEDSNMDNVITRRFSKADTIDLIEKEMRKLFSIPNEKETRLWNRYMSNTFEPLNKPDSTIQDAGLYQGQVLVIEQKNEDGTWPRGSDAPNVKNSTYSLPSYHSYSNSYDYSEQSRQSERPGLCGLSNLGNTCFMNSAVQCLSNIPPLTDYFLKDKYTSELNADNPLGMKGEIAKAYAELIKQLWSCKCSYVTPRPFKTQVGRFAPQFSGYQQQDSHELLAFLLDGLHEDLNRIRKKPYIQLKDANGRPDKVVAEEAWENHIKRNDSIIVDIFHGLFKSTLVCPVCSKVSVTFDPFCYLTLPLPMKKERTLEVYLVRLDPLAKPTQYKLTVPKVGYISDLCTSLSILSGVPAEKMIVTDIYSHRFHRIFATNDNLSSIMERDDIYVFEVAVNRVEDTDHVVIPVHLREKYKQSGYNHTSTPLFGLPFLIAVPRTLSEDKLYNMLLIRLCRFVRSSVEEDEDDCEESQSTKPHTVNGNTTNGLLEEGSPSEMETDEQDDESSQDQELPSENDNSQSEDSVGGDNELENGMVALQNSTKGQQAITGHNRKRLFTFQLNNMGKTDFSLITDDTRQIRFDEGHLRLSDRSYLSLDWEPEMRKKYFDDTVVEDFDKHESMDYKPQKKAFFKLKDCIELFTTKEKLGAEDPWYCPNCKQHQQATKKLDLWSLPPVLVVHLKRFSYSRYMRDKLDSLVDFPLSNLDMSEFLINPNSGPCLYDLIAVSNHYGGMGGGHYTAYAKNTDDGKWYNFDDSSVSPASEDQIVSKAGYVLFYQRQDTVKGTGYFALDCEKEEEEEEEEEEEEEEEEEAAEDDDEENEERRSACSSSQGAASPAAALVATAAQSEDPNENKCRKNDNEPEQEEEEVPSRDVTMSAN